A stretch of Chloroflexota bacterium DNA encodes these proteins:
- a CDS encoding MaoC family dehydratase gives MPEQIHIRDDFQIGETASFSKTITESDIYTYAGLSGDFNPVHVNAEFAQKTRFKERIAHGMLTAGLISAVLGMKLPGPGAIYLSQQMEFLKPVRIGDTITATAEVQAYNAEKRILTLRTTCTNQRGEPVLEGRAVVMMDRI, from the coding sequence ATGCCAGAACAAATCCACATTCGGGACGACTTCCAGATAGGCGAGACAGCATCGTTCTCCAAGACCATCACCGAGTCGGACATCTACACCTACGCCGGCCTCAGCGGCGACTTCAACCCCGTCCACGTCAACGCCGAGTTCGCCCAGAAGACCCGTTTCAAGGAACGCATCGCGCACGGAATGCTCACGGCCGGGCTGATTTCCGCCGTCCTGGGCATGAAACTCCCCGGCCCAGGAGCCATCTACTTGAGCCAGCAGATGGAGTTCCTGAAGCCCGTGCGCATCGGCGACACCATCACGGCCACGGCCGAGGTGCAAGCCTACAACGCGGAGAAGCGCATCCTGACCCTGCGAACCACGTGCACCAACCAGCGAGGCGAGCCGGTCCTGGAAGGGCGCGCAGTTGTCATGATGGATCGTATCTAG
- a CDS encoding beta-ketoacyl-ACP reductase yields the protein MERLKGKVAIITGSAMGIGKATALKFAREGAKVVVCDVVAEAGQAVVDEIAAMGGEAFFVAVDVTSADSVQALVDATVARWGRVDILVNNAGITRDALLVKVKDGEVVDQMSEAAFDAVVNVNLKGVFLCTRAVAPVMILQGSGVILNAASVVGLYGNFGQTNYVATKAGVIGMTRVWARELGRKGIRVNTVAPGFILTDMVKKMPEKVLASMQEKVPLGRLGEPEDVANAYAWLASDEASYVNGAVISVDGGIVIGT from the coding sequence ATGGAACGTTTGAAAGGAAAGGTAGCCATCATCACCGGCTCGGCCATGGGCATCGGCAAGGCCACAGCCCTGAAGTTTGCCCGCGAGGGCGCCAAGGTCGTCGTGTGCGACGTGGTCGCCGAGGCCGGCCAGGCGGTCGTGGACGAGATTGCGGCCATGGGCGGCGAGGCCTTCTTCGTCGCGGTGGACGTAACGTCGGCGGACTCTGTGCAAGCCCTGGTGGATGCAACGGTAGCACGCTGGGGGCGGGTGGACATCCTGGTCAACAACGCCGGAATCACGCGCGACGCCCTGCTGGTGAAGGTCAAGGACGGCGAGGTCGTTGACCAGATGAGTGAAGCCGCCTTTGACGCCGTCGTCAACGTCAACCTCAAAGGCGTGTTCCTCTGCACCCGCGCTGTGGCTCCCGTGATGATCCTCCAGGGCAGCGGCGTCATCCTCAACGCCGCGTCCGTGGTGGGGTTGTACGGCAACTTCGGGCAGACGAACTACGTGGCTACCAAGGCGGGCGTGATCGGTATGACGCGCGTGTGGGCGCGGGAACTGGGGCGCAAGGGCATCCGCGTGAACACCGTCGCTCCGGGCTTCATCCTCACAGATATGGTCAAGAAAATGCCCGAGAAAGTGCTGGCGTCCATGCAGGAGAAAGTGCCTCTGGGCCGCCTGGGCGAGCCGGAAGATGTAGCCAACGCCTACGCCTGGCTTGCCAGCGACGAGGCTTCTTATGTCAACGGCGCCGTCATCTCCGTGGACGGCGGCATCGTGATCGGCACGTGA
- a CDS encoding alpha/beta fold hydrolase, protein MSTLQVNGVTLHYEWHGPEDAPVVVLSNGVLANTASWFNQTPVLSKRFRLLLYDCRGQGRSEHPAGPYSMEMHADALAALLRALGVEKAHIGGISYGGEISLLFAAKYPEMTHTVIAMSAVSEVHPFLKAQIDLWTAAASTRDPALFFQATVTHNFSAGFIAANQAFLQASVPRFAALDIDAVLALFDAFQRLDITDRLSAITAPTLLLYGAEDALKPPAVYGRIIAERIPHAEFLTVPGAGHVVIWEKPDAVNSALLGFLVKHS, encoded by the coding sequence ATGAGCACCCTACAGGTCAACGGGGTAACCCTGCACTACGAGTGGCACGGGCCAGAGGACGCGCCGGTGGTTGTCCTATCCAACGGCGTCCTGGCCAACACGGCGTCGTGGTTCAACCAGACGCCCGTGCTGAGCAAACGGTTCCGACTCCTCCTATACGACTGCCGGGGGCAGGGGCGCTCCGAGCACCCGGCCGGGCCGTACAGCATGGAGATGCACGCGGATGCCCTGGCAGCGTTGCTGCGCGCACTTGGCGTGGAAAAAGCCCACATCGGGGGCATCTCCTACGGCGGCGAAATCAGCCTGCTGTTCGCCGCCAAGTATCCGGAGATGACCCACACCGTGATCGCCATGAGCGCGGTCAGCGAGGTCCATCCCTTCCTCAAAGCCCAGATTGACCTGTGGACGGCGGCAGCCAGCACCCGCGACCCCGCGCTGTTCTTCCAGGCGACCGTTACCCACAACTTCAGCGCCGGATTCATCGCCGCGAACCAGGCGTTCCTGCAGGCTTCGGTGCCTCGCTTCGCCGCCCTGGACATAGACGCCGTGCTGGCCCTGTTTGACGCATTCCAGCGCCTGGACATCACCGACCGCCTGTCGGCCATCACCGCACCCACGCTGCTGCTCTATGGCGCGGAAGATGCCCTCAAGCCGCCCGCCGTGTACGGGCGGATCATCGCCGAGCGCATTCCCCACGCCGAGTTTCTCACCGTCCCTGGCGCGGGGCATGTGGTCATTTGGGAAAAGCCCGACGCAGTCAACTCTGCGCTACTGGGCTTTCTGGTCAAACACTCGTAG
- a CDS encoding cupin domain-containing protein translates to MDYHIRTLADIEAKRIDEDWGSLRWLAGKDIGNAQGMVVGRVIIKRGCSNPRHSHPNCEEMLYLLHGRLEHIVGADKVITEAGEVIVVPAGVPHVARNIGDEDADMIVAYSAGVREFRPEP, encoded by the coding sequence ATGGATTATCACATCCGCACGCTTGCAGATATAGAGGCCAAACGCATTGACGAGGACTGGGGAAGCCTGCGCTGGCTTGCGGGCAAGGACATCGGCAACGCGCAGGGCATGGTCGTGGGCCGCGTCATCATCAAGCGGGGATGTTCCAACCCCCGGCACAGCCACCCCAACTGCGAGGAGATGCTGTATCTCCTGCACGGGCGGCTGGAGCACATCGTCGGCGCCGACAAGGTCATCACCGAGGCGGGCGAGGTCATCGTCGTGCCTGCGGGCGTGCCCCACGTCGCCCGCAACATCGGCGATGAGGATGCCGACATGATTGTGGCCTACTCCGCCGGCGTCAGGGAGTTCCGGCCTGAGCCGTAG
- a CDS encoding ECF transporter S component yields the protein MSTEAVAKSTPARKIVIAGVMGALAVFLGWTHLGFIPWVAGAALTIMHVPVIIGAVLEGPVVGTAIGLIFGLFSLLQAALAPTGPVDVWFQNPVISVLPRLFIGVVAWLGYKALKKVNEPLALAVAGILGTLTNTVLVLGAIGLFKHLPWSALPPIAIANGLPEAVLAAILTVAVVVAWKQIETGARKSRM from the coding sequence ATGTCAACAGAAGCGGTTGCCAAGTCCACACCGGCGCGCAAAATCGTCATCGCGGGCGTCATGGGCGCGCTCGCCGTCTTCCTCGGCTGGACCCATCTTGGGTTCATCCCGTGGGTCGCGGGCGCGGCCCTCACCATCATGCACGTGCCCGTCATCATCGGCGCTGTGCTGGAAGGCCCCGTGGTTGGCACGGCCATCGGGCTGATCTTCGGGTTGTTCAGCCTGCTCCAGGCCGCGCTGGCCCCCACCGGCCCTGTGGACGTGTGGTTCCAGAACCCGGTCATCTCGGTGCTGCCACGGCTGTTCATCGGGGTTGTGGCGTGGCTGGGATACAAGGCGCTCAAAAAGGTGAATGAGCCGCTGGCGCTGGCCGTAGCGGGCATCCTGGGCACGCTCACCAACACGGTGCTGGTGCTCGGCGCCATCGGCCTGTTCAAGCACCTGCCGTGGAGCGCGCTGCCGCCCATCGCCATCGCCAACGGCCTGCCCGAGGCGGTGCTGGCCGCCATCCTGACCGTGGCCGTCGTCGTCGCGTGGAAGCAGATTGAGACCGGCGCGCGCAAGTCGCGGATGTAG
- a CDS encoding energy-coupling factor transporter transmembrane protein EcfT — MSASEFELLRTVTLGQYLPTGSAVHRADPRIKLLAGLLLVVAVTAMSSIAGLCLSFALVLVGFLAARIPLGYALSGVKPMLPFLAILGILQAIAIPQNDANTTVFWRWAFITLTARDAVAVALLFLKFSVLVWGLSLLSFTTTTTELTHGTEHLLRPLQRVGLPAHEFALTLNVALRFVPLLAQETERLMKAQASRGADFGAGRGWNFVRRFRRLIPLLVPLILSTLQRAEDLILAMEARCYTGGKGRTYLVHFRARASDYAMLALVVVVLAAALAAGATPADALVWRAISTLWR, encoded by the coding sequence ATGAGCGCGTCCGAGTTTGAACTGCTGCGCACAGTAACGCTTGGGCAGTACCTGCCGACCGGTTCGGCCGTCCATCGGGCCGACCCGCGAATCAAGTTGCTCGCGGGGCTGTTGCTCGTCGTCGCGGTTACCGCGATGTCCAGCATCGCGGGACTGTGCCTCTCGTTCGCCCTGGTCCTCGTGGGGTTTCTGGCCGCCAGGATTCCCCTCGGCTACGCGCTTTCGGGCGTGAAGCCCATGCTGCCGTTCCTGGCCATCCTGGGCATCCTGCAGGCCATTGCCATCCCACAGAACGACGCCAACACGACGGTGTTCTGGCGGTGGGCTTTCATCACGCTCACCGCGCGGGATGCGGTCGCGGTGGCGCTGCTGTTCCTGAAGTTCTCGGTGCTGGTGTGGGGGCTGAGTTTGCTCTCGTTCACCACCACCACGACAGAACTCACCCACGGGACAGAACACCTCCTGCGCCCGTTGCAGCGCGTCGGCCTGCCCGCGCACGAATTCGCCCTAACGCTGAACGTTGCCCTGCGCTTCGTGCCGCTCCTCGCCCAGGAGACCGAACGCCTCATGAAAGCCCAGGCGTCGCGGGGCGCGGATTTCGGAGCGGGGCGCGGCTGGAACTTCGTGCGGCGCTTCCGAAGGCTCATCCCGCTGCTGGTGCCCCTCATCCTCTCCACGCTGCAGCGCGCCGAAGACCTGATCCTGGCCATGGAGGCGCGGTGCTACACCGGGGGCAAGGGGCGAACGTACCTGGTCCACTTCCGGGCGCGGGCATCCGACTACGCGATGCTCGCACTGGTTGTCGTCGTCCTGGCTGCGGCGCTCGCGGCTGGCGCGACGCCCGCCGACGCACTGGTATGGCGGGCGATATCCACACTTTGGAGATAG
- a CDS encoding nucleotidyltransferase domain-containing protein, with product MDSAVETLPVAGIAEFCRRWRIRELAVFGSVLRPDFGPESDIDVMVTYEDGADWSLLDHIRMEQELRDLFQRDVDLVTKRAVENSQNWVRREEILGTASVIFPSDKVAYGTR from the coding sequence ATGGATAGTGCGGTGGAGACCCTTCCCGTGGCAGGGATCGCCGAATTCTGTCGGCGTTGGCGGATTCGCGAACTGGCGGTATTTGGGTCCGTCTTGCGCCCGGATTTCGGCCCAGAGAGCGACATTGATGTGATGGTAACTTATGAGGATGGCGCGGATTGGAGCCTGCTTGATCACATCAGAATGGAACAGGAACTCCGAGACCTTTTTCAGCGAGACGTTGACCTGGTAACAAAGCGCGCTGTTGAAAACAGCCAGAATTGGGTGCGCCGCGAGGAGATCCTGGGCACGGCTTCTGTAATTTTCCCCAGCGACAAGGTGGCCTATGGAACGAGATGA
- a CDS encoding ketoacyl-ACP synthase III, which yields MTRYATIVGTGRYLPPIERSNEQFKQDMIAVNPALGEVVDKFEASTGIKTRWYAPDDWATSDLAAEAAKDALADAGIRAEDLDWILLGTDSPDYITPATSVVVQHKIGAVNAGTVDLGCACASFPTGLALGAGLIATNPYIKYILVIGAYMMHKLADWKHDVVSFFYGDGAGAAVLAVSDKPGFVCSTAFADGSYHKHWGIYSGGTYEPATVESVQAGRTKVRLITPFPPDVNNVGWPKRMRELAAHGNFALQDVDMAIFTQVRLNSIQLVMQDLGLPIERAHWIMDKWGYTGSACLPMCFDDARKLGKVKSGDLVTFVGSGVGYNQAGAAFIMP from the coding sequence ATGACCCGATATGCAACCATCGTCGGAACCGGCAGGTATCTGCCACCCATTGAGCGCAGCAACGAGCAGTTCAAGCAAGACATGATCGCCGTCAATCCGGCCCTCGGCGAAGTCGTGGACAAGTTTGAGGCGTCCACCGGCATCAAGACGCGATGGTACGCCCCCGACGACTGGGCAACTTCTGACCTTGCCGCCGAGGCGGCCAAAGACGCTCTGGCCGACGCCGGCATTCGGGCCGAAGACCTGGACTGGATTCTGCTGGGCACCGACTCGCCGGACTACATCACCCCGGCCACGTCGGTGGTGGTGCAACACAAGATCGGCGCGGTGAACGCTGGCACGGTGGACTTGGGGTGCGCCTGCGCGTCCTTCCCCACCGGCCTGGCGCTGGGCGCCGGCCTCATCGCCACCAACCCGTACATCAAGTATATCTTGGTCATTGGCGCGTACATGATGCACAAACTCGCCGACTGGAAGCACGACGTGGTCTCGTTCTTCTACGGCGACGGCGCGGGCGCGGCAGTCCTGGCCGTGAGCGACAAGCCCGGCTTCGTCTGCTCCACCGCCTTCGCCGATGGCTCCTACCACAAGCATTGGGGCATCTACTCGGGCGGAACCTACGAGCCGGCCACGGTGGAGTCGGTTCAGGCGGGGCGCACCAAAGTACGGCTCATCACCCCCTTCCCGCCCGACGTCAACAACGTGGGCTGGCCCAAGCGCATGCGCGAATTGGCCGCCCACGGCAACTTTGCCTTGCAGGATGTGGACATGGCCATCTTCACGCAGGTACGCCTGAACTCCATCCAACTGGTCATGCAGGATCTCGGTCTGCCCATTGAGCGGGCGCACTGGATCATGGACAAGTGGGGCTACACCGGCTCGGCGTGCCTGCCCATGTGCTTTGACGACGCACGCAAACTCGGCAAGGTCAAGAGTGGCGACCTGGTAACATTCGTCGGCTCCGGCGTTGGCTACAATCAGGCGGGCGCGGCCTTCATCATGCCATAG
- a CDS encoding acetyl-CoA hydrolase/transferase family protein: MTPVNDLYKRKRLSIPDAVGLVQSHQTVGVAMAASEPPGLLTELGRQGERLEDVHLWVCLPMREYEAVLSPRMAGHIFVENWFYGAPDRKAHPQGRMSYIPNNLHQAARDKLARDGKVNIFWGTATPPDRYGNMSLSLGLVIEKALMEAADLVVLEINENLPWTLGDTQVHISQVDYIVENTCPLVELPPAPSTPEEEAIGGYIADLIEDGATIQLGIGGIPNAITRYLMNRRDLGVHTEMFTDGMVDLFEAGVITGKRKTLWKGKMVGAFALGTQKLYNFIHNNVGVEFQQGKVTNDPYIIGQNYKMVSVNTALQVDVIGQVCSQSLGVRHFSGTGGQLDTHRGAQRSPGGRGIIALRSTARNGSISTIVPILEPGAEVTVPSQDVDTIVTEFGVAELRGRCVRDRAEALIRIAHPDFRNYLREEVERLGIVPRLVVPGVQVGESRQERQGNS; the protein is encoded by the coding sequence ATGACACCGGTGAACGATCTCTACAAACGCAAACGTCTCTCTATCCCAGACGCGGTAGGTCTCGTGCAGTCGCATCAGACCGTCGGCGTTGCCATGGCGGCGTCGGAGCCACCCGGCCTCCTCACCGAACTGGGGCGCCAGGGCGAGCGCCTGGAAGACGTGCACCTGTGGGTCTGCCTGCCCATGCGCGAGTACGAGGCTGTGCTCAGCCCGCGCATGGCGGGCCACATCTTCGTGGAGAACTGGTTCTACGGCGCGCCCGACCGCAAGGCTCACCCCCAGGGGCGCATGTCCTACATCCCCAACAACCTGCACCAGGCCGCCCGCGACAAACTGGCCAGGGATGGCAAGGTCAACATCTTCTGGGGCACGGCCACGCCCCCCGACAGGTATGGGAACATGTCCTTGTCCCTGGGCCTGGTGATTGAGAAAGCCCTTATGGAGGCCGCCGACCTGGTGGTGCTGGAAATCAACGAGAACCTCCCGTGGACGCTGGGCGATACGCAGGTGCACATCTCGCAGGTGGACTATATTGTGGAGAACACCTGCCCGCTGGTGGAACTCCCGCCTGCACCGTCCACGCCCGAGGAAGAAGCCATCGGCGGCTACATCGCCGACCTCATTGAGGACGGCGCCACCATCCAACTGGGCATCGGCGGCATCCCCAACGCCATCACCCGCTACCTAATGAATCGGCGGGATTTGGGCGTGCACACCGAGATGTTCACCGATGGCATGGTGGACCTTTTTGAGGCAGGCGTGATCACGGGGAAGCGCAAGACCCTGTGGAAGGGCAAGATGGTCGGCGCCTTCGCGCTCGGAACGCAAAAACTCTACAACTTCATCCACAACAACGTCGGCGTGGAGTTCCAGCAGGGCAAGGTAACCAACGACCCCTACATCATCGGGCAGAACTACAAGATGGTAAGCGTCAACACGGCCCTGCAAGTGGATGTCATCGGCCAGGTCTGTTCGCAATCCCTCGGCGTGCGCCACTTCAGCGGCACGGGCGGGCAACTGGACACCCACCGCGGCGCCCAGCGTTCCCCAGGCGGGCGCGGCATCATCGCGCTACGCTCCACCGCGCGCAACGGCTCCATCAGCACCATCGTGCCGATTCTGGAACCCGGCGCGGAGGTAACGGTCCCCTCCCAGGACGTGGATACCATTGTTACCGAGTTCGGCGTCGCCGAACTTAGGGGCCGGTGCGTGCGCGACCGCGCCGAGGCGCTGATTCGCATCGCGCACCCCGATTTCCGCAACTACCTGCGCGAAGAAGTGGAGCGGTTGGGCATCGTGCCGCGGCTGGTAGTGCCGGGCGTTCAGGTGGGCGAGAGCCGACAGGAACGTCAGGGCAATTCGTAA
- a CDS encoding methyltransferase domain-containing protein gives MRDAVCSVHRPREAARVAYNRMSRWYDALARSERRFLDAGVRMLAAPEGARVLEIGCGTGYALTAIARAVGESGLVVGLDISDGMLAVAKGRLQRAGLQARALLVMGDAVALPCAAETFDAVFMGFTLELFADADIPAVLGECRRVLRSGGHLGVVALSREGAGRMVRLYEWAHNRWPVWVDCRPIYVRRALEDAGFVVIRAARERMWGLPVEIAAAARP, from the coding sequence ATGCGAGATGCTGTCTGTTCTGTGCATCGGCCACGAGAAGCCGCGCGCGTCGCCTACAATCGGATGAGCCGCTGGTACGATGCGTTGGCGCGTTCCGAGCGGCGTTTTCTGGATGCGGGCGTCCGCATGCTTGCCGCGCCAGAGGGGGCGCGCGTGCTGGAAATCGGCTGCGGTACCGGCTATGCCCTCACCGCGATTGCAAGGGCGGTGGGCGAGTCGGGGCTAGTCGTGGGGCTGGACATTTCGGATGGCATGCTCGCCGTCGCGAAGGGGCGCCTGCAACGGGCGGGGCTGCAAGCACGTGCGCTCCTGGTCATGGGGGACGCCGTGGCGCTGCCTTGCGCGGCGGAGACCTTTGACGCGGTATTCATGGGCTTCACGCTGGAATTGTTCGCCGACGCCGACATTCCCGCCGTGTTGGGGGAATGCCGCAGGGTGTTGCGCTCGGGCGGGCATCTGGGTGTGGTGGCCCTGTCGCGGGAAGGCGCAGGGCGTATGGTGCGGCTGTACGAGTGGGCGCACAACCGCTGGCCCGTCTGGGTGGATTGTCGTCCCATCTACGTGCGGCGCGCGCTGGAAGACGCAGGCTTTGTTGTCATCCGCGCCGCACGTGAGCGGATGTGGGGGCTGCCTGTGGAAATCGCCGCGGCCGCCAGGCCCTGA
- a CDS encoding energy-coupling factor transporter ATPase: protein MTEPLIRVQNISYTYPAGTGRPALRDVSLTVNPGEYVAIVGANGSGKSTLARHLNALLVPDDGDVWVNGWNTRDRAHIRDIRRTVGMVFQVPDNQIVATIVEDDVAFGPENLGVPDQELPTRVAEALAAVGLEGQGQRASHLLSAGQKQRLAIAAALAMKPLCLVLDEATAMLDPAGKAALLDILRRLHDAGTTIIAVTHSMSEAVEADRIVVLSDGQIVAEGSPARIFGDAALLEQCGLEAPPVARLAHRLAHHWPDFPTDILDSEALADAVCKSLATAGTAPRTPAPADEASNGVDLPSPTVAAQDPWIALDDVHYTYLQGTPLENRALRGVHMEVGSGETVAIIGPTGSGKSTLLQHLNGLLRPHSGRVRVLGYDLADPRCDVRALRKRVGLVFQQPEAQLFERYAGDDVAFGPLMFGASIDEARERVRDAMNAVGLPFEAYKDRLTLALSGGERRRLALAGVLALAPQILALDEPTAGLDPKGREDLIALLQQWRRADRAIVFSSHNMDDVALLADRVYIVADGQIAHSGPTRQVFANPDWLAEFGLGLPSATALAHALALRGCPVPTNVLSLEELAQAIVRLADERVRV, encoded by the coding sequence ATGACAGAACCCCTCATCCGCGTGCAGAACATATCCTACACATACCCCGCAGGGACGGGGAGGCCGGCCCTTCGGGATGTGAGCCTGACCGTGAACCCAGGCGAGTACGTCGCCATTGTGGGAGCGAACGGATCCGGCAAATCCACGCTGGCCCGCCACCTGAACGCGCTTCTCGTGCCCGATGACGGCGATGTCTGGGTGAACGGCTGGAACACCCGAGACCGCGCGCACATCCGCGACATCCGCCGCACCGTCGGGATGGTCTTTCAGGTCCCCGACAACCAAATTGTCGCCACGATTGTGGAAGACGATGTCGCTTTCGGTCCGGAGAACCTCGGCGTCCCCGACCAGGAACTGCCGACGCGGGTTGCGGAAGCCCTGGCCGCGGTGGGGCTGGAAGGGCAGGGCCAGCGGGCGTCGCATCTGCTTTCCGCCGGGCAGAAGCAGCGCCTCGCCATCGCCGCCGCGCTTGCCATGAAGCCCCTCTGCCTTGTCCTGGACGAGGCGACCGCCATGCTGGACCCCGCGGGCAAGGCGGCGCTGCTGGACATCCTCCGGCGGCTCCACGACGCAGGCACCACCATCATCGCCGTAACGCACTCCATGAGCGAGGCCGTGGAGGCCGACCGTATCGTCGTGCTGTCCGACGGGCAGATTGTGGCCGAAGGGTCTCCCGCACGGATCTTCGGCGACGCCGCGCTGCTGGAACAATGCGGACTGGAAGCGCCACCCGTGGCGCGCCTTGCGCATCGCCTGGCCCACCACTGGCCCGACTTCCCGACCGACATCCTGGACTCCGAAGCGCTGGCGGATGCCGTCTGTAAGTCCCTCGCCACAGCAGGAACCGCTCCCAGAACCCCAGCACCCGCCGATGAGGCAAGCAACGGGGTAGATCTGCCCTCGCCGACCGTCGCAGCGCAAGACCCATGGATCGCGCTGGACGACGTCCACTACACCTACCTGCAGGGCACGCCCCTGGAAAATCGCGCCCTGCGGGGCGTCCACATGGAGGTGGGGTCAGGCGAAACCGTCGCCATCATCGGGCCGACCGGCTCGGGCAAGTCCACGCTGCTCCAGCACCTCAACGGCCTGCTGCGGCCGCATTCGGGGCGCGTGCGCGTGCTCGGATACGACCTCGCCGACCCCCGATGCGATGTGCGCGCGCTCCGCAAGCGGGTGGGGCTGGTGTTCCAGCAGCCCGAGGCGCAGTTGTTTGAGCGGTACGCGGGCGATGACGTGGCGTTCGGCCCCCTCATGTTCGGCGCGTCCATTGACGAGGCGCGGGAACGGGTGCGGGATGCGATGAATGCCGTTGGGCTCCCGTTTGAGGCGTACAAAGACCGCCTCACCCTCGCCTTGAGCGGAGGCGAACGGCGTAGGCTAGCCCTGGCGGGAGTCCTGGCGCTGGCCCCGCAGATCCTGGCGCTGGACGAGCCGACAGCGGGATTAGACCCCAAGGGGCGCGAAGATCTCATCGCGTTGCTCCAGCAGTGGCGACGGGCAGACCGGGCCATCGTGTTCTCGTCGCACAACATGGATGATGTCGCGCTCCTGGCCGATCGTGTTTACATCGTCGCCGACGGGCAGATCGCGCACTCGGGGCCGACCCGCCAGGTGTTTGCAAACCCCGATTGGCTCGCAGAGTTCGGGTTGGGGCTACCCTCCGCGACGGCACTGGCGCACGCTCTGGCGCTGCGCGGCTGCCCTGTCCCCACGAACGTACTCTCGCTGGAAGAACTCGCGCAGGCGATTGTGAGGTTGGCCGATGAGCGCGTCCGAGTTTGA
- a CDS encoding alpha/beta fold hydrolase, translating into MAGRRLSAIGHKAGPLFVLPIVLCAIPVLAACSPPPTSKATTTINGAVKVNGVSLHYEITGRGEPLILIEGLGTATWLWWKQVPELSRYFRVIAYDLRGSGWSDKPDEPYSIPMFADDLAGLMDALRIKQAHIVGMSLGGYVAQEFAIRYPHKVKRLILCSTSTGGPHAVPPSPDIIAALMMPVAGADDLRARITLSVAPAYAAAHPEDLEQMLAWRLDNPQPAYAYNRQLMSAVGWTSEGRLEQITVPTLVMAGSEDRVVPPQNADVLVSAIPHAEKVILQGAGHLINVEQPEQFNKEVIQFLTWK; encoded by the coding sequence ATGGCTGGACGAAGGCTGTCGGCAATCGGGCACAAAGCAGGCCCCTTGTTTGTGCTCCCAATCGTCCTGTGCGCGATACCCGTACTGGCTGCCTGCTCTCCTCCGCCCACCTCCAAAGCCACAACCACCATCAACGGCGCCGTCAAGGTCAACGGCGTGTCCCTGCACTACGAAATCACCGGGCGCGGAGAACCCCTCATCCTGATTGAAGGTCTCGGCACCGCAACCTGGCTGTGGTGGAAACAGGTACCGGAGTTGTCCCGCTACTTCCGCGTCATCGCCTACGACCTGCGCGGCTCCGGGTGGAGCGACAAGCCCGACGAACCCTACTCCATCCCGATGTTCGCCGACGACCTGGCGGGCCTGATGGACGCATTGCGAATCAAGCAGGCGCACATCGTGGGCATGTCTCTTGGGGGTTACGTCGCACAGGAGTTCGCCATCCGCTACCCTCACAAAGTGAAGCGGCTCATCCTATGCTCCACGAGCACGGGCGGGCCTCATGCCGTCCCGCCAAGCCCTGACATCATCGCCGCGCTGATGATGCCGGTGGCGGGCGCAGACGATCTGCGCGCGCGCATAACCCTGTCCGTTGCCCCCGCCTACGCCGCGGCGCACCCCGAAGACCTAGAGCAGATGCTGGCGTGGAGGTTGGACAACCCCCAACCCGCCTACGCGTACAACCGCCAACTGATGAGCGCCGTCGGGTGGACATCCGAAGGGCGGCTGGAGCAAATCACCGTGCCCACTCTGGTCATGGCCGGCTCCGAAGACAGGGTGGTTCCCCCGCAGAACGCCGACGTGTTGGTCTCGGCGATTCCGCACGCCGAGAAAGTAATCCTACAGGGCGCGGGGCACCTGATCAACGTAGAGCAGCCGGAGCAATTCAACAAGGAGGTCATCCAGTTTTTGACATGGAAATGA